The Devosia sp. MC521 genome segment GATGGCGTCGAACAGGCAAAAACCATCATCGACGCTGGCATTGCCGGAAAGCCTTATGTCGGCACCGTCGAAACCCTCTGGCGTCGTGGCCCCGATTATTACGCCGTGCCGTGGCGCGGTAAGTGGGCTACCGAGCTCGGTGGGGTGCTCATGACCCACGCCATTCACCCCCATGACATGTTCACCTATCTCATGGGCGACGTATCCCGCCTCTTTGGTCGCGTCGCCACTCGCGTCAACGACATTGAAGTCGAAGATTGCGTCTCCGCTTCCGTCGAAATGGCGAGCGGCGCTCTGGGTAGCTTCACGGCAACCCTTGGCTCCTCCACCGACATTTCGCGTATTCGTCTGGCGTTTGAAAACGTCACCTTCGAAAGCGATCACGCGCCTTACAATCCCGGCGACAAGCCGTGGAAGATCGAGCCGCGCAATCCAGAAACGGCGGCCAAGATCGAAGCTCTACTAAAAGATTGGAAGCACGTCCCGTCGCGTTTCCAAACGCAGATGGCGCGCTTTTACGATGCGCTAGAAGCCAATGGCCCGCTGCCCGTCACTAGTGCCGACTCTCGTCGCGCGCTGGAACTGGTCACGGCCTTTTACCACTCGTCTTCAACCCACACTGAGGTTGAACTTCCCCTCCGCCCCGATCACCCGCTCTATCAGAGCTGGGTTCCGGCCGCATTCCGCTAACAGGGAGATCCACTATGGCAACCAGCATCGAACTGCGGCAGATTAAAAAGGCCTATGGCGAAGTCCCGGTCATTCACGGCGTTGATCTCACCATCGAGCCGGGGCAATTCACCGTCTTCGTTGGCCCCTCCGGCTGCGGCAAGTCCACCCTCCTGCGCATGATCGCGGGTCTTGAGCCGATCACTGGCGGGGACCTCATCATTGATGGTCAGCGCATGAACGACGTGCCCGCTGCCAAGCGCGGCATCGCCATGGTGTTCCAGTCCTATGCGCTTTATCCGCATATGTCGGTCTATCAGAACCTGGCCTTTGGCCTTGAGACCGCACGCATGCCCAAGGCCGAGATCGAAAAACGGGTGCAGCAGGCCGCGGCGATCCTCAAGATCGAGCCGCTCCTCAAGCGCAAGCCAAAGCAGCTCTCAGGCGGTCAGCGCCAACGCGTCGCCATTGGCCGGGCTATCGTACGCGAGCCAAAGATCTTCCTCTTTGACGAACCGCTGTCCAACCTCGACGCCGAACTGCGCGTTGCCATGCGCGTGGAGATTGCAAAACTCCACAACGACCTTGGCAACACCATGATCTACGTGACCCACGATCAGGTCGAAGCCATGACCATGGCCGACAAGATCGTGGTTCTGCGCGCGGGTATTCTGGAACAGGCCGGCGCGCCGCTCGATCTTTATAACAATCCGCGAAACCTCTTTGTGGCCGGGTTCATCGGTTCGCCGAAAATGAACTTCCTCACCGCCACAGTTGAGAACGGTGCCGTCAAAGCTGCGGGGTCCTCCCTGCTCCTCGGCCGCGACGTCACCGGAACCAAAACTCTGGGCATCCGCCCGGAGCACATCACCATCTCGGAAGGCAGCGGCATCAAGTTCGCCGACGTGCGCGTCGACCTGATCGAG includes the following:
- a CDS encoding Gfo/Idh/MocA family oxidoreductase: MSRVYNVAVVGMGIGRSHIVEGYLTNPDKFKVLALCDLNVERMNAVGDEFGIERRITNFDDLLTMADVDIIDVCTPPMLHHPMTLAALKANKHVICEKPLVGSLAQVDEVIAAEAQSKGRLMPVFQYRFGDGVEQAKTIIDAGIAGKPYVGTVETLWRRGPDYYAVPWRGKWATELGGVLMTHAIHPHDMFTYLMGDVSRLFGRVATRVNDIEVEDCVSASVEMASGALGSFTATLGSSTDISRIRLAFENVTFESDHAPYNPGDKPWKIEPRNPETAAKIEALLKDWKHVPSRFQTQMARFYDALEANGPLPVTSADSRRALELVTAFYHSSSTHTEVELPLRPDHPLYQSWVPAAFR
- the ugpC gene encoding sn-glycerol-3-phosphate ABC transporter ATP-binding protein UgpC: MATSIELRQIKKAYGEVPVIHGVDLTIEPGQFTVFVGPSGCGKSTLLRMIAGLEPITGGDLIIDGQRMNDVPAAKRGIAMVFQSYALYPHMSVYQNLAFGLETARMPKAEIEKRVQQAAAILKIEPLLKRKPKQLSGGQRQRVAIGRAIVREPKIFLFDEPLSNLDAELRVAMRVEIAKLHNDLGNTMIYVTHDQVEAMTMADKIVVLRAGILEQAGAPLDLYNNPRNLFVAGFIGSPKMNFLTATVENGAVKAAGSSLLLGRDVTGTKTLGIRPEHITISEGSGIKFADVRVDLIENLGGQTVVYATTSDGEALTVVLEGQRAVAMGATITLYLDPSKVHVFDEAGNAISQS